Within the Salmo salar chromosome ssa12, Ssal_v3.1, whole genome shotgun sequence genome, the region tgtaggttcactccaaccctgttccaggaggGCCACCGTCCTgttggttcactccaaccctgttccaggaaggccaccgtcctgtaggttcactccaaccctgttccaggaaggccaccgtcctgtaggttcactccaaccctgttccaggaaggccaccgtcctgtaggttcactccaaccctgttccaggaaggccaccgtcctgtaggttcactccaaccctgttccaggaaggccaccgtcctgtaggttcactccaaccctgttccaggaaggccaccgtcctgtaggttcactccaaccctgttccaggaaggccaccgtcctgtaggttcactccaaccctgttcctggagggccaccgtcctgtaggttcactccaaccctgttccaggaaggccaccgtcctgtaggttcactccaaccctgttccaggaaggccaccgtcctgtaggttcactccaaccctgatctagtgcacctgattctaataattagctggttgatcaggttaattacaactggggttggagtgaaaacctccaggagggcaTCTCTACAGGAACACCGTTGGAGAGTCCTGCTCTAGGCTCAGTCAAACAGTGACCAGAAACCCACCATGCAGGTGCACAACTACAAGGGAGTCAGCACCCTAATCACAGTAGTGGCACTTGAATATACAAGTTAACTCACCACTGGTCTTCATCAACGAGAGCAACCTGCCAATCATACGCCTGGCGGGGGCGGGGTCTGTAACCCGGGGGTGGAGCTGCATGGTTACCAAGGAAGGGAAGTCCCCTGGCAACGCCCTCTACAAGAAAGACGGGGGGAAGAAAATATCAAATCGTATTTTCAGAGTCAAGGAACTCCATACAAAACATCTGAAGtaatacagagagacagaactgAACTACAACCATATAGAATAATGTTGGGGTCAATGATTCAAACAAGACCAAGTCATATTCCAGTGTGTGATTGTGCCGTTGGAACCTAGCGGTTACCTGGTTGTTCAGTGCAGCTGCTGTGGCGTCAGTAAGGCCCAGGGCATACCCACACACCCCCCTCTCATCCTCCAGAACCAGGCCACAGTTTGGGGAGGGGGACAGCTGCCCTCCTGCTAGCCTGGGGAGAGAGTGAGGTACACTGGGACATTACATACTGGCTGTCTAGACAGAAGGTCAGGACAAGCACACCCATCACTGATCAGAGACTGTCCAGAGTGGATCATTGGGGAGTCATGCTGTACACTCCCTCACCCATCACTGATCAGAGACTGTCCAGAGTGGATCATTGGGGAGTCATGCTGTACACTCCCTCACCCATCACTGATCAGAGACTGTCCAGAGTGGATCATTGGGGAGTCATGCTGTACACTCCCTCACCCATCACTGATCAGAGACTGTCCAGAGTGGATCATTGGGGAGTCATGCTGTACACTCCCTCACCCATCACTGATCAGAGACTGTCCAGAGTGGATCATTGGGGAGTCATGCTGTACACTCCCTCACCCATCACTGATCAGAGCAGGTAGGGCTGCTGCAGGAGCCTTGGCCTCTCCTCTCTGCATCTCCATGTGGATCTTCTGTATCTCAGTCTGAAACAACAGAGATGTTATAAAGACAAAATCAATAAAGATGTCAGCTAGCCGATACATGCCTCACGTATTACAGAGGTGGTTTGGTGAACCAAACCTAAAACGCCCGGGCTAGCTAACGCCCGGGCTAGCTTATAACTACACACGTTAGCTTCTTCATGCATCAGCTAGCTTCTTAATGAGAATGAAACGCGCGAGTCATATTAGCATAATTATTAAaacaatagagtaccacagtatgagtcagaATAGCCATAAAACCTAGcatcattcatttttcccataagggattttagaaacacataaaataagggctgtgttgtgtaggtttaccctggcgtgacgttatGTAAATCCCCCCAtcagacaaggtgacttatcaatatattcacctgtatttacCTCCCAAAAATGTAATGCTAATGTAGCTATCAtacagaactacaaatgccatgacaGACAAATcgatgtagtaatgaataaattgactAAAGTTCTTTAtatggacaattctgtgaactgtcttgacacaatacctgttagcaaaggtgtcaactAGAGATGactgcaggagcttgcagggatttgtagttttgcatgatgtctactttgatgctaattagcatttttgatGCAGAATAAATAgtgccgaatatattgataaaagtcgccttgtcctagagagatttacatggttatcaaaacgtcacgccagggtaagcctacacaaaacccagcccttattttaagtgtttctaaaatccctgatgggaaaaatgaatggaggAAAAAcgtttggaaccatttccctgtttgactccTAGGTTTTATGGGAATTATGACTGTGGTGCTCTATACTACAGGCTTtcgctcagtgggctaacagtcTTCTGGCAAAACACTCAGAAGACCTGGTTTCCATTCCCAGTCGGTCCACATGTCTCGTATATTTTAACAGATATGTCCGAGTCAGTTCTAGATATATTGAAATAACTAACCTTGTCTTCTGGGCAGAAGGGTCGTATAGAATACACTGATGTCATAGGAGGGTGACGGAACAGATCTCTGTTACCATGGCAAGGCAGCATTCTCTAAACAATAAACAACAGCAATACTATCGTCATCAACCAgtcagtaccaagtcaatgatccCTTTGTTATGCCTGAGAGATCAATGGCTCTGTCTAGGTGGTTGTCTGTGatccccctgtgtgtgtgtggcttgtcattgtttgAGTGTTGATGTGAATGTGACGGCGTCATTGTGTTTTGGTACAGCAGAAGTACATACAGCTGGAGTGTGCTCTGTGTTGTGCATCACATTGTACTCGTCGACTTGACACAAATAGTAGCAAaaagtgaatgttgaacttttgttgcacacatcccAGTAACAATTTTGGATGACATAATTACATTCAAAAAAGTTTGACTGCAGAATTTATTACGCAATGTTGATAAAATGACACTGTCGACCGATTGAGAGGTAAGAGgcatacaaaagttaaataaataaaatctcgtTAAAGGGGTGATGGGGGTAAGCGCCGTACCTGGAACTCCCCGGAGAGACCCCCTCTAAACCCCCAGGGCTCTGGGTCGTCAGTCATCACCTGGGCTGAGGGCCTACTCTGCCCCCCTGTGGACACAAACAATATTACACCTGAATGACAACCTGTATGCTTAGTAATTGTTTGCCGGTGCTGCTTCATgtgtcacacacgcacacacactattcCCCCACCCCTGCTGTACCCAATTGTTTGACGTAGGCGCGGGCCAGGGTGACACCACTCTTGATGTCACAGATGTAGTTGTAGAGGTCGTAGAGGATGCTCCGGTTGGGGGCGTTGGACAGACGGTTAAACATGGTAAACACAGCAACACACATCACGTCAAAACACTTCGCCCTGGAACGCCACTCTGctgtctggagagagggagagaggggggccgAGAGATacatgcagacagagacagagagagagagagagagggagttagtgagaaagagagagagagcgtgttaAAGAGTTGTCAATGTAAGTTCTTACAATTTCCACATCAATACAGATTCTTAAATTAttacattgattgattgagttcCACTCAGTCTCCATATCCCACACTACCTTCAGCCAGTCcagtcccaacacacacactcctcaccatCTCAGTCcagtcccaacacacacactcctcaccatCTCAGTCcagtcccaacacacacacacacactcctcaccatCTCAGTCcagtcccaacacacacacacttctcaccaTCTCAGTCcagtcccaacacacacacacttctcaccaTCTCAGTCcagtcccaacacacacacacactcctcaccatCTCAGTCCAGTCCCAACACACACTCCTCACCATCTCAGTCcagtcccaacacacacacacacacactcctcaccatCTCAGTCcagtcccaacacacacacacacactcctcaccatCTCAGTCcagtcccaacacacacacacacacttctcaccaTCTCAGTCcagtcccaacacacacacacacttctcaccaTCTCAGTCcagtcccaacacacacacacactcctcaccatCTCAGTCcagtcccaacacacacacacacttctcaccaTCTCAGTCcagtcccaacacacacacacactcctcaccatCTCAGTCcagtcccaacacacacactcctcaccatCTCAGTCTCTGCCTCTCCCACTGCTTCTCTGTGTGCTTTCAGCCAGTCCAGTTCTCTCAGCATGGTTCTAGCAGTAGAACCGTGTTCATACGGCAGGTAGAACAGTTCTGAGAGTAGCTGGAGATCGTCCAGGGTCAGGGGTTCTGCTGTGAACAGGGGGTTGTCCCCAGAACCTGGCACGTACACGGGGTCTCCCACGTCAGTCTGCATGGGCTCCTCGTCAGAGGACTCCTTCTTCAGGTGGGTGGGGTTCAGAGGTCGAGGGCCTGAGGTGAAGACGACAGCCAGAGAGTTAATTCACAATGAATAGATGTAATTAAAAAGTGGATCTGGAATCACGGTCCTCATGGAGACTAGGATGTGTCGTTTTCATGCGTTTGCCCACTAGGGGATAAATAAAGTTGTATTGAATGGTCATCTTTCCCTCTGTACCTCCAGGCTGGTCAGTGCTGAGGAACTCctgtagccagtcagtcagggccAGGGTGAGGGCTCTCTTTGGGCTGTAGCAGGGGTCTGAGCCTGCCTCGTCATCATCACCTGCTGGGGCGACGACATAGTTAAGGGTTAGTTTAACTCCGTGGCATTGTGGTCCATCCTAAGATTAGAAGGTTGGGGGTTCGATCCCCCTGGTTGAGTCATACCAAAAGACTCTAAAAAATGGGTGTCGATGCCTCTCTGCATGGCACTCAGTGGATGGATTGGGGGCAAG harbors:
- the LOC106564358 gene encoding protein O-GlcNAcase isoform X2, producing MPKPSASKAAAETGKTRRFISGVVEGFYGRPWTMEQRTELFQREQKWGLNTYLYAPKDDYKHRMYWRDLYSPEEAEKLVALITAAKKNGVDFIYAISPGLDITFSNPKEVATLKRKLDQVSGFGCSSFSLLFDDIETEMCPADKQAFSSFAHAQVAVTNEVFKHLGQPDTFLFCPTDYCAAFCTPNVSQSAYLHTVGENLLPGIDVLWTGPKVVSHHITVESIVEVSSVLKRAPVIWDNIHANDYDPQRIFMGPYKDRPTDLIPKLRGVLTNPNCEYYPNFVAIHTLATWCRSEGGRVGGRRDVEMSDDDEAGSDPCYSPKRALTLALTDWLQEFLSTDQPGGPRPLNPTHLKKESSDEEPMQTDVGDPVYVPGSGDNPLFTAEPLTLDDLQLLSELFYLPYEHGSTARTMLRELDWLKAHREAVGEAETEMTAEWRSRAKCFDVMCVAVFTMFNRLSNAPNRSILYDLYNYICDIKSGVTLARAYVKQLGGQSRPSAQVMTDDPEPWGFRGGLSGEFQRMLPCHGNRDLFRHPPMTSVYSIRPFCPEDKTEIQKIHMEMQRGEAKAPAAALPALISDGLAGGQLSPSPNCGLVLEDERGVCGYALGLTDATAAALNNQRALPGDFPSLVTMQLHPRVTDPAPARRMIGRLLSLMKTSGSRGVFCELRQGDRRMFDFYSKLGSFTTLKMAGQPQDVIAMGTSL
- the LOC106564358 gene encoding protein O-GlcNAcase isoform X1 translates to MPKPSASKAAAETGKTRRFISGVVEGFYGRPWTMEQRTELFQREQKWGLNTYLYAPKDDYKHRMYWRDLYSPEEAEKLVALITAAKKNGVDFIYAISPGLDITFSNPKEVATLKRKLDQVSGFGCSSFSLLFDDIETEMCPADKQAFSSFAHAQVAVTNEVFKHLGQPDTFLFCPTDYCAAFCTPNVSQSAYLHTVGENLLPGIDVLWTGPKVVSHHITVESIVEVSSVLKRAPVIWDNIHANDYDPQRIFMGPYKDRPTDLIPKLRGVLTNPNCEYYPNFVAIHTLATWCRSEGGRVGGRRDVEMTGDDDEAGSDPCYSPKRALTLALTDWLQEFLSTDQPGGPRPLNPTHLKKESSDEEPMQTDVGDPVYVPGSGDNPLFTAEPLTLDDLQLLSELFYLPYEHGSTARTMLRELDWLKAHREAVGEAETEMTAEWRSRAKCFDVMCVAVFTMFNRLSNAPNRSILYDLYNYICDIKSGVTLARAYVKQLGGQSRPSAQVMTDDPEPWGFRGGLSGEFQRMLPCHGNRDLFRHPPMTSVYSIRPFCPEDKTEIQKIHMEMQRGEAKAPAAALPALISDGLAGGQLSPSPNCGLVLEDERGVCGYALGLTDATAAALNNQRALPGDFPSLVTMQLHPRVTDPAPARRMIGRLLSLMKTSGSRGVFCELRQGDRRMFDFYSKLGSFTTLKMAGQPQDVIAMGTSL